A segment of the Echinicola strongylocentroti genome:
TTATTCTTAAGCTAGAAAGGCCAAGTAGAATAAGAAAAAAACTGAAAGGGCATAATATCCATGGGCAGGGCAAAGCCATAAAAAAAAATGTTCCTATTTGCATTTATACCTGCCGTTCCTACGGAACGTACCCTTTTGTGTGTAATCATTCTTTCAGCCTATCCAGCCATTCGGCAATCTAGTGTCAAGCCAAACCTAAACCTACGTGTAATCTGGTGTGGCTTTTGGCCTATCTCTACGTTGCAAAAAGACTCCCTTAGCTACGGCTAGGGGCATTTTTTGCGCCTTGATCTCGTCCAAAATCCACTACCGCCTTACCCGTCATTTAAGCGTTGACTTGACCCTAGGCTACTGCGGTTTTCAACGTATAAATCGGGGCAAAGTGCCAGCGGCACGATAAATTTAGTAACCTGCGGATTCATCCGCAGGAACTTAAGCTCTCCTCAACCTCCCGAAGGAGTGCCAGCGGCACGGATGATAGCTATGCCTACACGAAAAGGGTTTCCCTTCAAAACACTAAACGCGTTTGCCCTGCTTTCCTAGTGTAGGCAATTTCATTTATAAGATGGCGTCCTTTTTTCGTTAATTGGGTTTGAGAAGTAAATTAGTTTTTGTAAAATACCATTTCTCTTTAGTTTATTCTATAGCTTTTAATAAAATAAACTTTTAGAATATTTAGTTTACAATTAATATTGCCCAACATTCGATTTATTTTGAAATTGAAGGATAACCTAAGGCCAAGGAATTTTCAGCTTGAGACTGAAGCAGATTTTGATATGCTTTTTCAAAGTTATTATCATGATTTGGTCACTTATGCTCATACTTTTCTTCATGATATGGATGAAGCCGAGGACTTAGTGCAGAATTTGTTCATTCATTTTTGGGAAAATGCCAGGAATATCAAATTAAATGGATCTTTAGAAGCTTACTTTTTCAAATCTGTTAAAAATAGGTGTTTGAATAAATTGAAGAGTATGCATGTTTATGACAAGCACAAGGTTTTATATTTGGAGGCAACATTGTCAATGAACAAATCAGAGGATGTTGAAGATGCCACGTTTCTAGAAAAGGAGCTTCTGGAAGCTTTGGAAAAGCTACCAGATCAAGTGCGTGAAATCATTGAACTGAAATATTTGAAAGGGAAGAAAGTGTCGGAAATAGCATGCCAATTGGAGTTATCTGTAAATACAGTAAAAACACAATTACATAGGGGAAAGTCAAAACTAAGGAAAGAGATGGACCCAGGATTGTTCAGTTTGTTTTTTTTGATCTAATCCATATAATTTTAGTGTAGTTCAGAAGGATTTTTTAAAGTACAATGAAATCAATTGGTCAGAGGTGTTGACCTTCACCGGACCTGTTTGTCAGGCCATAGCCGTCAGTTTAAGTTGCTATTGGCACACCAGCTGCCACAAATACATGAATTTAGCTGTTCGGGATTTGGAATCCCGAACCGGAATAATGGGGATTTGTAATCCTCTAGGCCTGTATTAGGAATCGTAGTAGCCTGTCCCTACTAGTGTCAGGATGAGATGAAAGTGCATGAAAAGCAGCTAGACAGGGCCACTCTACCTGACCATATCTACCCCCCTTAACTAAACGACGCTAATTTCAGGTTTACTGTCATTTATTACTTGTTACACTACTTTGGTCTCAAAGTACGAGTAGTACTCTTTTTCTATAGTGTTTTGGTTTTATGGTGTGTTTTGAATTTTTATTTCGTGAATGATACGTTTGTTAGATATATGTGCTGAAAGTTTTTTTTAAAATAATTTTATTTTTTGTCACCTCTTTTTCCATGTTGCCTGTCATTTAAATGACAACGCACTAAAATATGATTGATTATTTACTTATTTGGAAAAAAGCGCATAACTGTATTTCTGATGCTGAGGAAAAACAGCTAGAGGAATGGATCAGCGAAGATCCTAGGCACGAAACATATTATCTAAAGACCTTGAGGTTTTATGAATCCCAGAAGATATTTGTGCCAATAGATCCGAATAAAGCATCATCAAAAATAAAAGAGAGGATAACTTTTCAAAAAGCAAGACCATTACCTTATTGGAGGTATGCAGCAGCCTTAGTGATTTTTCTGGCTTCAGCTGCGGTGATTTGGTGGTCCATTAGCTCTACAGTTCAGTATAAGGACATCCAAGAGGAGGTTTTAATAGAAGTGTCACAACAGACGGGGAGTGTCCGGTTATATACATCTACAGGATCACAGATTGATTTTGAAAACGATAGTGTGTTTTCTATTGCAGACCCAAATGCAAAAATATCGGCAAAAGGCAAAAAACTGGAATATACTGATGCACCAACTTCGTCAGGTATACGTCAGTTGAATACCTTGGTAGTGCCTAGGGGAGAGTCGTTTACCCTGAGTTTAGCGGATGGAACCAAGGTCTGGCTTAACTCCGAATCTATTATTAAATACCCTTCCTCTTTTGGCGAGAAAACGAGGGAAATAGAGTTTACGGGAGAAGGTTATTTTGAAGTAGCCAAAGACGCTAGTCGTCCTTTCGTTCTCCAATCTCAATCTCAAACCATTAAGGTTTTGGGAACAGCTTTTAATCTGACCTCATATAAAGATGAAGATAGCATCACCACCACTTTAGTAGAAGGAAGTGTCGCTCTAGAAACTAGTACTGGAAAAGACATGGTACTTCACCCCAATGATCAGGCTCGTCTGTCAAGGACCAATGGCCGACTGATAAAGAAAGAGGTGGATGTGGAAAATTTCATCGCGTGGAAGGACGGTGTGATGTATTTTGACAACGAAGAACTCCAAGTTATCCTTTCAAGAATGGCGAGATGGTATGATATCAAGGCGGTTTTTGAGAATGAATCATTGAAAACGCAACGGTTTACTGGTGAGATAGTACGTTACGAAGAAATTAGTCAGTTTTTGGCAATGCTTGAAGCTTCAGGAATTGTGGAATTTAAAATAAAAGACAATGTAGTGATCGTAAAATGAAAAAGGAGTGCTCCCAACACTCCTTTAAATCTGTTTAAATAAATGTTTAACCTTTTACAATTAAAATTTATGTTCAACAAGATTACAATAATACCCAAAAAATTCTGTAAAAAATACTTACCACCCCTCATTCTGGCGATAATGGTAATGTCAGGTGGTCTAAATAAAGTAGCAGCAGAGACCTATGCACAGTCTGTTACATTAGATCTTGAGATAGAAAATGAATCATTTGAATCTATCTTAAAAGAAATAAAGCGGCAAGGTAAATTCAAGGTATTATATCCAAGTGAATTATTTCTTGGTCTACCCAAGATGAGTATTTCTGTAAAAGAGGCCAGTGTCTCTTCAGTTCTGGATAGGCTAATTGTTCCTTATGGATACAACTATGAAGTAAGGGACAGTACAATAATATTTAAAAAGAAACCATCGGCTGGTCTGAATGATGGAGAAGGTAGCTCTATGACCGTAAGCGGAAAAGTGACGGATGAAGAAGGAGAGAGCTTGCCCGGCGCCAATGTTTTGGTAAAGGGGACATCTAAAGGTACTGTTACAGATGTAAATGGAGAATACAGCTTAACAGTGGATAGTGAAGCAGTATTGGAATTCAGTTTTTTAGGGTTTATCAGTTCCCAAACTGCCGTAAAAGGCCGGTCAAAGATCGATATGGTCCTGCAAGCAGATATAGCAGGCCTTGACGAAGTAGTAGTTATCGGATATGGTAGCGTTAAAAAGAGCGACCTTACTGGGGCCGTCAGTACCGTTTCTACAGAAGATTTTGATAAAATAGCGGGAACCTCACCACTAAATGCCATGCAGGGAAGGGCTGCTGGGGTTTCGATTTCCAGTAATTCTGGTCTTCCAGGGTCTGGGTTTAACGTGACCGTTAGAGGGATCAATTCGATCAATACTGGCAATGGAAGCGGGTCATCTCCTATCTATGTTGTAGATGGGGTAATTACCAGTTCCATCGAAAATATCAACCAAAATAATATAGCGTCTATTTCAGTACTGAAGGATGCCTCTGCTTCTGCTATTTATGGGGCAAGGGCCGCTAACGGGGTTGTGCTGGTAACCACCAAGAGGGGAAAGGTGAATGTGGAGCCACAAATTACCTTTAATGCTTACTGGGGTGTCAGCAACGAGGGAAATCTCAAACATGAACTTTTGAATGCAGATCAGTTTTTGGAACTGTGGACAGAGTCTTATGAGAACTCCAACATCCCTTTGGATTGGGAAGAAAGTGATTTGGCCTATTATGAAGGAGTAGATACCAACTGGAAGGACCTGATGCTTCAGCAAGGAGGGATACAGTCCTACGATGTTTCAGTGGCGGGCGGTTCAGATCGCTCCAATTACTTTGTGTCTGCTAATATGGTGGATCAGGATGGGATGGTTATTGGTACAGGCCAAAAGAAATATACATTTAGAATCAATACTGACCACAAAATCCGTGACTGGTTAAAGTTTGGAAATTCATTAAACATTAGTTCCAATAAAGTATATGGTGACCAAGCTTACTACCGGAAAGCCCTTACCAAAGTGCCACTTACCAGAAATAAGGAAGAAGATGGAGATTGGGGAGTCATTCATAATCCCGGCCTTGAACATTTCTTTGTCAATCCTATCTGGGAAGCACAAAACAGCAGCCAGGAAGCCATTTGGAATGGGCTTCAGGGAAATTTATATGTTTCAATTTCTCCTGTGAAAAACCTGGAGTTTACCGTGAGGGGAAGCCTTAATTATTCTGGAAAGAAACAATCGGATTTTACCCCGGGGGTGCCCCCAGAGTATGGTTGGGGAGGTACCAATGTCAATACCGTTTATAAGGAATCTTTCGAAAACGTATATTGGAGCAACGACTATTTGTTGAAGTATAAAATGAATGTCAATGATCATGCAATTAATTTTTTGCTGGGCTATTCAAGAGAACAAAATTCCTCAGAAACCCTCTCAGGGCAGCGAACCGGTACCATTAATAACGATATTAGGTTCTTGGATGCAGGAGACCCAACTAGCCAAGTCAACAGTAATTATTTCAGGGACTGGGCATTGGTATCCATGTTTGGCAGGGTCAACTATTCCTTTCAGGATAAATACCTGTTTACCGGTACTATACGGCGTGATGGAACTTCTAGGCTTACAGAAGAAAATAGATGGGGGGTCTTTCCATCAGGGTCTATTGCCTGGAAAATATCTGAAGAGGTTTTTTTAGAAAACAGTTCAGTGTTGGAAGAATTAAAGTTGAGGGCCAGTTATGGTTCTTTGGGAAATGTGAATTCCATTGGAATTTATGGAACCAGTGCTGCTTTGGTCGCGGTAAGAGCCGTATCTAATAACCTCCCTGCTTTGGGGTATACCTTGACTTCTGCAGTCAATAAGGATGTGACATGGGAGTCCGCCAACAAGGCCAATGTGGGCTTGGATGCTTCATTGCTAAATGGGCGGTTGTACGGAAGTGTAGATTATTTTGTAGAGAATACATATGATATGCTTTTTGGAGAACCTATTCCACGCTCTTCCGGATTGTCCGGTTTTCCGGTGATCAATGGAGGTAATGTAAGGAACAAAGGCTTTGAAGTGGTGCTGGGAGCAAGAGGAGGTAATTCGGATTGGTTTTATGATGTGAGTTTTAACATCACCAGGGTCAAAAATGAGGTGACTGATTTGGCAGGAAGGGATGAAATCACGTTGGGAGGTAGCAGGATCAGCTATATGCATAAGGTAGGAGCACCGGCACACTCATTTTTTGGGTATAAATCCGATGGGCTTATCCGAGACGAAAGCGAATTGGATAAATACGCTGGAGGAAACTTCCCTACCAAGCAAGTAGGTGATATCGCATTGATGGATATCAATGGGGTCGATGAGGAGGGAAACCTTACCGGTGAGCCAGATGGAGTGGTCAATGAATACGACAGGACGATTATAGGTAACAGGTATCCCGAATTCTTTTATGGAGGGATGCTCTCTGGTGGATACAAAAACCTCAGTTTAATGATCCAGTTGCAAGGTTCCCACGGTTCTGATGAATTCTTTGGGCCCGGTCAATCAACAGACCTGTTTCAGCTTATGACCAGTTTTGCTCAAAATGAAGATGTGAGGCTCTATGACCGATTTCATCCTACCAAAAACCCTGATGGCACCTTTCCACTTTTAAACAAAAATGGGTCTGGAGGAAACGAGCAGTTCTCGGATTTTTGGTTGGAAAGTGCTTCTTATTTGAGAGTTCAAAACATTACCCTTAGTTATGATCTCCCGAAGAGCCTTCTTTCAAGGGCACAGGTGGACAAATTAGGGGTCTACTTTAGTGTGCAGAATGCTTATACTTTTACCAAGAACCATAATCCTGAAGTGGGGAACTCTACTGCGACGGGGGCAGGGCTGAATGCCTATGTTACCGGAGTTCCTATTCCGAGAACACTTACATTAGGCGTTAAAGCGGCATTTTAAACCCAAAATAGTTAAACCATGAATTCTATAAAGAACATAAAAAATATAGTACGTCTCCTTTCCTTGGTGACATTTATTTCCAGCTGTAGCGAAGAGGATTTTCTGGACAGGTATCCTTTGGATAGACCGAATTCTGAAAATTTCTTCGTGGGGGCCGAATCTGCCAGGGCAGCGGTCAACGCCTGTTATGACCCTTGGCACAGGGGCAATGCCAATATGCTTTACAGGGATTTGACCATCCATTTGGATGCGTTGACAGATGACAGCTATTGGCGGCCTGTAAGGGCTGCATCGGTGGCATTGGAACAATGGAATATAAACCCAACCCACGAAAATGTGAGCAGTTGGTGGAGATATCCATATGAATGTATCAATGCCGCCAACTATGCGTTGGCCAATATCCCAAACTCTACTGATGAAAGCTTTACAGCAGAGCAGCAGGCTCCTTATTTGGGGGAGGCAGCTTTTTATCGGGCTTATTCCTACCAGTTTTTGACATTGCTTTATGGTGATATTCCCCTGTATTTGGAGTTGGCGGACAGCTATGAAGATTTCCATTTGCCCAGAACATCTAAGGAAAAAGTCTTGGAGCAGGTGATAGCCGATTTCACCTTTGCAACCGAAAACCTGAAAGAGACACCTATCTATCCTGGAGCCCCATCCAAGCCAGTTGCAGCAGCGATGTTGGCCAAGGCCTATTTGATTGTGGAGGATTGGGCCAATGCCGAAACAGCTGCTAGAGAGGCTATTGAGATTGCAGAAGGAGCGGGGAAACACCTTATGGATGATTTTGAAGCAATTTGGGCCTTGGAAAACGAAGGGGATAGTAATCCGGA
Coding sequences within it:
- a CDS encoding RNA polymerase sigma-70 factor, producing the protein MKLKDNLRPRNFQLETEADFDMLFQSYYHDLVTYAHTFLHDMDEAEDLVQNLFIHFWENARNIKLNGSLEAYFFKSVKNRCLNKLKSMHVYDKHKVLYLEATLSMNKSEDVEDATFLEKELLEALEKLPDQVREIIELKYLKGKKVSEIACQLELSVNTVKTQLHRGKSKLRKEMDPGLFSLFFLI
- a CDS encoding FecR family protein; this encodes MIDYLLIWKKAHNCISDAEEKQLEEWISEDPRHETYYLKTLRFYESQKIFVPIDPNKASSKIKERITFQKARPLPYWRYAAALVIFLASAAVIWWSISSTVQYKDIQEEVLIEVSQQTGSVRLYTSTGSQIDFENDSVFSIADPNAKISAKGKKLEYTDAPTSSGIRQLNTLVVPRGESFTLSLADGTKVWLNSESIIKYPSSFGEKTREIEFTGEGYFEVAKDASRPFVLQSQSQTIKVLGTAFNLTSYKDEDSITTTLVEGSVALETSTGKDMVLHPNDQARLSRTNGRLIKKEVDVENFIAWKDGVMYFDNEELQVILSRMARWYDIKAVFENESLKTQRFTGEIVRYEEISQFLAMLEASGIVEFKIKDNVVIVK
- a CDS encoding TonB-dependent receptor encodes the protein MSGGLNKVAAETYAQSVTLDLEIENESFESILKEIKRQGKFKVLYPSELFLGLPKMSISVKEASVSSVLDRLIVPYGYNYEVRDSTIIFKKKPSAGLNDGEGSSMTVSGKVTDEEGESLPGANVLVKGTSKGTVTDVNGEYSLTVDSEAVLEFSFLGFISSQTAVKGRSKIDMVLQADIAGLDEVVVIGYGSVKKSDLTGAVSTVSTEDFDKIAGTSPLNAMQGRAAGVSISSNSGLPGSGFNVTVRGINSINTGNGSGSSPIYVVDGVITSSIENINQNNIASISVLKDASASAIYGARAANGVVLVTTKRGKVNVEPQITFNAYWGVSNEGNLKHELLNADQFLELWTESYENSNIPLDWEESDLAYYEGVDTNWKDLMLQQGGIQSYDVSVAGGSDRSNYFVSANMVDQDGMVIGTGQKKYTFRINTDHKIRDWLKFGNSLNISSNKVYGDQAYYRKALTKVPLTRNKEEDGDWGVIHNPGLEHFFVNPIWEAQNSSQEAIWNGLQGNLYVSISPVKNLEFTVRGSLNYSGKKQSDFTPGVPPEYGWGGTNVNTVYKESFENVYWSNDYLLKYKMNVNDHAINFLLGYSREQNSSETLSGQRTGTINNDIRFLDAGDPTSQVNSNYFRDWALVSMFGRVNYSFQDKYLFTGTIRRDGTSRLTEENRWGVFPSGSIAWKISEEVFLENSSVLEELKLRASYGSLGNVNSIGIYGTSAALVAVRAVSNNLPALGYTLTSAVNKDVTWESANKANVGLDASLLNGRLYGSVDYFVENTYDMLFGEPIPRSSGLSGFPVINGGNVRNKGFEVVLGARGGNSDWFYDVSFNITRVKNEVTDLAGRDEITLGGSRISYMHKVGAPAHSFFGYKSDGLIRDESELDKYAGGNFPTKQVGDIALMDINGVDEEGNLTGEPDGVVNEYDRTIIGNRYPEFFYGGMLSGGYKNLSLMIQLQGSHGSDEFFGPGQSTDLFQLMTSFAQNEDVRLYDRFHPTKNPDGTFPLLNKNGSGGNEQFSDFWLESASYLRVQNITLSYDLPKSLLSRAQVDKLGVYFSVQNAYTFTKNHNPEVGNSTATGAGLNAYVTGVPIPRTLTLGVKAAF